The DNA sequence AGAAAAAGCAGGCTGAAAAAGACCTCCTGGAGAGCGAACTGAAATTCCGAACCCTGTTCGAGACGATCCAGGACGCTATTTACCTGACGCGCGCAGAGGATGGCACCATTGTCGAGTGCAATGAAAAGCTATCCGGATACACCAGAGAAGAGTTAATAGGTAACACCACCGCAGAGCTGGGATTATGGGCAGACATCCAAGAACGTTTACGCGTCGTGGACCTGGTAAAAACCCATGGCTATGTCAATGATTTTGTGGCCACATTCCGCAGAAAAGATGGTTCCCTGTTACAAGGATCGATTTCAACAAATGCTTTTCCTCTGGGCGACCAAACATACCTGCTCTCTGTTGTGCGTGACATTACCGAGCGAACGCGGATTGAAGAAGAGCGGCTCCACCTTGAACAACAACTGCTCCATGCCCAGAAACTTGAGAGTCTTGGGGTGCTGGCCGGCGGCATTGCCCATGATTTCAACAATATTCTCACCAGCATTATCGGTAACGCCGAGCTGGCCCTGATGCGGCTAACGCCAGAATCACCAGTTCAGGAAAACCTGCAACGCATTGAAAAGGCCGCTGCCAGGGCCGCAGACCTTGCCCACCAGATGCTGGCTTACTCAGGCAAAGGAAAGTTTGTGGTGGAGCCGATCGACCTGAACCGATTGGTTGAAGAAATGGGGCATATGCTCGACGTCTCTATCTCCAAAAAGGTCATTCTACGCTACAATCTCAGCCGCCCCTTGCCGACAGTCGAGGTTGACGCCACGCAATTACGCCAGATCGTTATGAACCTGGTGATCAATGCCTCAGAAGCTATTGGTGACAAGAGTGGGGTGATTGCCATTACCACCGGCTGCCTTGAATGCAACGAAAAATACATGAAAGAAACCTGGCTGACTGATCCCCTGCCGGAAGGGCTCTACGTCTACCTGGAGGTCACAGATACCGGCTGCGGCATGGACCAGCAGACTCTTGACAAGATTTTCGACCCGTTCTTTACCACCAAGTTTACCGGTCGGGGCTTGGGAATGGCTGCGGTACTGGGGATTATTCGGGGACATAAAGGAGCAATCAAAGTCTACAGCGAGCCTGGCAAAGGGAGCAGTTTCAAAGTACTGTTGCCGCCCAGCGCACGAGCGGCAGAACTCTACAACGAGAGAGATGACGCCGAGATCTGGCGTGGCAGCGGAGTGGCATTGCTGGTTGACGACGAAGAGACGGTGCGGGCCATTGGTAGCGAGATGCTTAAAGAATTGGGATTCGAGGT is a window from the Geoanaerobacter pelophilus genome containing:
- a CDS encoding hybrid sensor histidine kinase/response regulator yields the protein MSFQLAEQALRKYDILTNTSMDGYWEIDAAGRIIAANETICRIYGYSCEELLTKSLQDFDAIENDEQMQEHIARIMTEGYDRFETKHFCKDGTAIEVEVSTAYIPENAAFLAFTRNITEKKQAEKDLLESELKFRTLFETIQDAIYLTRAEDGTIVECNEKLSGYTREELIGNTTAELGLWADIQERLRVVDLVKTHGYVNDFVATFRRKDGSLLQGSISTNAFPLGDQTYLLSVVRDITERTRIEEERLHLEQQLLHAQKLESLGVLAGGIAHDFNNILTSIIGNAELALMRLTPESPVQENLQRIEKAAARAADLAHQMLAYSGKGKFVVEPIDLNRLVEEMGHMLDVSISKKVILRYNLSRPLPTVEVDATQLRQIVMNLVINASEAIGDKSGVIAITTGCLECNEKYMKETWLTDPLPEGLYVYLEVTDTGCGMDQQTLDKIFDPFFTTKFTGRGLGMAAVLGIIRGHKGAIKVYSEPGKGSSFKVLLPPSARAAELYNERDDAEIWRGSGVALLVDDEETVRAIGSEMLKELGFEVITANDGREALDVFKSRKDIRLIVLDLTMPRMDGEQCFRELRLLDPNINVIMSSGFSEHEIYRRFAGKGITGFIQKPYKLSDLSKVLKAKTTDANETLLKQ